TCTGGCTTGGCCAGGATCTGATTGCTAATATAAGTGGGTCTGTAAACTCCACTGATCCTTGTACCCTATGTGACAAGCTATAGACTGGGATACTGTGAATAATATAAAGGGTTGAGAGACGTATAGCTGGATCCGAGTGCAGAGTCCAAAGAACACAATCACTTCCCAGCTTCATGCAATACCTGCCCCACCACTCTTATAGATCAGTCACTGTCATTGGGCCTTAGTGTTCCTCGGATTTCTAGACTCtaactatatttaaaaaaccAAGGAGGGTCTAAATCATCTTGACAACCCCTGTGCACAGCATCAGCACTTTAAGCCAGCGAGACCAATGCATGTTTCCTATTCTTTTGGCTTGCCATCCTCCCCCATGCCGCAATATGATAAGTTCGGTTGATAAACTGCATGTGTTAGAGCCCTAAAAAGCATTACACACTGTTATAGACCCAATAAGTTGGAGGCAGCTAAAAGGTGTTCTTAACCTCTGTAAGGCCacatttcttgtttctttttgctaaAGGTGCAAAAAGCTCAGGACGGCCGTTTGGATTTATGATTTCCTTTATTTAATTCGTGAGATACTTTGAATCTGAGAGATTTAATCTGAAGTcctctacagtatgtgttggcCTTTGTGGTTCCACGGAGTAAACAAGGTTTGCTTAGTGTCTGAGGTTAACAGGAGCTGCCTGGCctgaatacaaacatttaattctGCGGTCCTTTCAGATAGCCTTTttacaacaaacatttaattcATATATGAATAGAGAATCAAATGTATGAAAAGTGTGTTTATTCAACCTCTTTCACttggagaaaacagaaaatgagaaaaactacGCCTGtgattatttgttgtttattcataTATGGATTTAAAGTACAAAACTCTTATCAGAGAAGTTTATTAGgttttctctccttctcattGCTAATTTGatgcaactttttcttttcaagtcgTCAGTGAAGCATGGACAGCGGGACAAATTAACCTATAGGTAATTTACCACGACCAAAGACACTTTGGAAACACCAGTGATGATAGGAGTGTTTTCCTTTACATAATTCTCATTAAACCAGTGCACCAGGTTGTCTGCTTGTCCTTTTAATCTGGACAGATGTCATCTGGATACAAACTTTCCAGTCAAGCAGCCAGCTCTGTCCACCTACGCCCACACATCATTATGGCAAATTAATTTACTATAAAaggtaaactttaaaaaaaaaaaaaaaaaagaaacttacaCATTATTTGCCATTCGTTtaataatttagatttttcagACCTGCCCCTGGTGCGAATACAAACTACTGAGTACCACTGCCTCTCAGACTACAGCACAGCACTATAGTTAAACATTTGATAGGAGCAGGCTTCCTGTTTCAGCGTGGGGTCGTTACCGGGACACTTTCACTGAAGCAACATCTGGTGAAACATTAGCACGGCCTTGTAGGATCCAGTGATGGAAACCTTTCAGATCATAGAGTCTGCATCAAAAGCCCTTAGACTGTATATTGAgtgtgccattaaaaaaaaaacagttgattaGAATAACATGCTGAATGGATTCAATTTCCAGGGCTATTCTTTGTCTGCCTTCACATGACAGGAGTCGACTCTGAGGAGAGGGGTTATAGACAGTTTAAATGAGCAGTGAATGCATCACCGGATACAAATCAACATAAATAGGCCGAACAGGGAAGTGAATTTTGTTTGGGGTTTCCCCACAGTGTCTGCCTCCCTCCGTTACCTCCTCTTGCACCCCGGGCACAGCCTGCCCCACACTGTCCTCACCGCGGCCTCCCTCAGAGCCGGACTCCCCCAGATGTACACAGACGGTGTGCACACGGCGTTCAAGCGAGCCATGATGGCGAAAAGATTGGTGGCCTCGTTCCTAAACGTCAGCCCCCTTCCCATCACAAATCTGACGATGATATTCACAAAAGAGGGGCACCACAACACCAGGAAGCTTATGACAACGAAAATGATGATCCTTAGCGATTcccttttgctttctctctcggCGCTGGCAGGGTGTCTTTCCAGCTGGAACCGGGCTATAACGTACAGCTTGACCGTCATGACCACTTTGGTGAGCACGATCAGCTGAAAAAAGACAATGCTGAACACGTACAGCTGCATCGCCTTGGGAAGGGGCAACACATTCCTGGCGAGCAAGTGAGCAAAGTTGTAAACCCAGCAGTAGACGTTAACGCCAATCACAAACTGTCTGGTGACGAAGCGGCTGTAGACGAACGGGTGGCACACGGCGAAATACCGGTCGAACTGTGCgaacaaaaatgtcagtatgTTGACGCCTAGGAGTGACGGTAAAACATTGTAAGTCCCGCGTCTAGACGGGTACCCCTCCTGAACATCAAACAGCCCGAGATAGTAGACCGAGAACCCGACCAGCGTGTCGCAAATGCTGGTGTTCAGCATGAAAATGAACCGGTTCTGGACGCGCAGCGCCCTGGTGGCCGAGATACCGATGACCACCGTCCCGGCCACGAGGACAGTGGCTGTCGCGAATAAAATctgaaagatgaagatgaagtaGTCCCCGGGACTGTCGAAGTCCACCGAGAGAGGCACGGCTCCTGTCATAGAGTGAGTGATGTTGGAGA
Above is a genomic segment from Xiphias gladius isolate SHS-SW01 ecotype Sanya breed wild chromosome 19, ASM1685928v1, whole genome shotgun sequence containing:
- the LOC120804919 gene encoding uncharacterized protein LOC120804919; amino-acid sequence: MLLSNITHSMTGAVPLSVDFDSPGDYFIFIFQILFATATVLVAGTVVIGISATRALRVQNRFIFMLNTSICDTLVGFSVYYLGLFDVQEGYPSRRGTYNVLPSLLGVNILTFLFAQFDRYFAVCHPFVYSRFVTRQFVIGVNVYCWVYNFAHLLARNVLPLPKAMQLYVFSIVFFQLIVLTKVVMTVKLYVIARFQLERHPASAERESKRESLRIIIFVVISFLVLWCPSFVNIIVRFVMGRGLTFRNEATNLFAIMARLNAVCTPSVYIWGSPALREAAVRTVWGRLCPGCKRR